In Fusarium oxysporum Fo47 chromosome VII, complete sequence, the following proteins share a genomic window:
- a CDS encoding 2-oxoglutarate-dependent ethylene/succinate-forming enzyme, translating to MSLLNASRAAMKAISLPSAAFVPTAARSMATAATQPHPQGLEKASDVPPGHLATTGKLQTFILPEEVSGSEEDKKLGKAIVDAWKKDGILQIAMKPEQQGLYKAANLASKRFFSKPYAQKAACIDSQTYSGYIASGEELTDGIADYSEIFTVTKDLELDEPRVVAKWPCHGRCPWPDYEMKNPMERYMNSLGESGEILLKLTELGLGVPEGSLTDYTKDGWHHMRILRFPAINKTNEKGKEGRGIGSHTDYRLLVLAAADDVGALLVRPPQQGDNFSNWEKSAAGFKEDDDGWLFVPPAENVFTVFPGDMIQYLTNSFLPSTPHKVGLNIRERFAFAYFHEPSFQAVIKPLPGYNAGQEPKEGVQYGKHFTDMFEKLS from the exons ATGAGCCTTCTGAACGCTTCCCGAGCTGCCATGAAAGCCATTTCTTTGCCTTCTGCCGCCTTCGTTCCTACCGCGGCCCGCAGCATGGCTACCGCAGCTactcagcctcatcctcaggGCCTTGAAAAGGCCTCTGATGTTCCTCCTGGGCATCTTGCCACAACTGGAAAACTCCAGACCTTTATCTTGCCTGAGGAAGTCTCCGGCAGTGAAGAAGATAAGAAGCTTGGAAAAGCCATTGTCGATGCCTGGAAGAAAGATGGGATCTTGCAGATTGCCATGAAGCCAGAGCAGCAGGGCTTGTACAAGGCTGCTAACCTTGCCAGCAAGCGCTTTTTCAGCAAGCCGTATGCGCAGAAGGCTGCCTGTATTGACAGTCAGACTTACTCTGGATACATTGCCAGTGGTGAAGAGTTGACTGATGGTATTGCCGACTACAGTGAGATCTTCACTGTCACTAAGGATCTCGAACTTGATGAGCCTAGGGTGGTTGCAAAGTGGCCTTGCCACGGACGCTGCCCTTGGCCGGACTATGAGATGAAGAACCCCATGGAGCGCTACATGAATAGCCTTGGTGAAAGTGGCGAGATTCTCCTCAAACTCACTGAGCTGGGCCTCGGTGTGCCCGAGGGGTCTCTTACCGATTACACTAAAGATGGCTGGCATCACATGAGAATCCTTCG CTTTCCggccatcaacaagaccaatGAAAAGGGTAAGGAGGGTCGTGGAATTGGCTCTCACACTGATTACAGACTTCTGGTCCTTGCAGCGGCTGACGATGTGGGAG CTTTGCTTGTTCGCCCTCCGCAACAAGGCGACAACTTTTCCAACTGGGAGAAGAGTGCAGCGGGCTtcaaagaagacgatgatggatGGTTGTTTGTGCCTCCCGCAGAGAATGTGTTTACCGTCTTTCCAG GTGACATGATACAGTATCTCACCAATTCGTTCCTTCCATCCACGCCCCACAAAGTTGGACTCAACATCCGGGAGAGGTTCGCCTTTGCTTACTTCCACGAACCGAGCTTCCAGGCTGTTATCAAACCCCTCCCTGGGTACAACGCTGGCCAGGAACCTAAAGAAGGAGTGCAATATGGCAAGCACTTTACTGATATGTTTGAGAAACTATCCTGA
- a CDS encoding frequency clock protein: MPLNQSNPERTPPQPTDCFLHLDSFNGSRETVLSDPPEWHNDSSLNATTNNNPADDNLSFSREESDLLDTEKLHLHTRHQVDPPGPITAHSSRSDDYRSVIDDLTLEIQQLKKELKRYKQPGPALLHKDKLFEIKVYGLPQKKKRELETILRDLAADHDGSPKGSSSQKRKSLRPADSAYASISAGGESSRTPFYLPILPSTKSSKGKVEDYLRDVPDGLYPQHVIMTDKERKSLVVRRLEQFFTGRSNSADVLKLSPLRPGGSFIMARVVADTQCHLSDHGSASNPEKDTIEAEGNGKGLVSSTKPFPPFQLLPKQQATRPCDLDPDRAQIPSENMNYIRHLNLLSPDILPGQQSIQDIHLDPEGWVSLNLLHNLAQLHLINVTPDFVRSAVLEISTKFQLSTDGHKIRWRGGSKDTKYSSHIAIHDSPKSPPVNNIDGSEKTCEHQNTSPFINNESQFGGLNKNVSAFDPRFYARVESFRYKPLFVREGSSDANTSQDASVYSPIAVDDDNPGESDLGLNYPGGSAGKLQRREGAMTYYSDVPFCTDLSGDPVDVSPTIRTPLSSQNRKDSQQSLDSVHPHRRTTSGSSISYRPLTDRGQGLRQLTSSTHEGDHRDSGLINNDCEQASDIELDLIWNDDQQQYVSQQQPLEACGLGGVLPDDHFIVVVDTKRPKQDILPQASKPQIRRPKEGIEETIDQRAATLTSYPIPGGSETKVTEQSPFIEIKYLSGHIKRLTPVPLPAPVMFFPPVSVDNSTSGEYNELSIDRDNTGSSEEDMS, encoded by the exons ATGCCCTTAAATCAAAGCAATCCAGAGAGAACCCCACCACAACCAACCGATTGTTTTCTCCATCTCGATTCCTTCAACGGCAGTCGTGAGACGGTCTTAAGCGACCCACCAGAATGGCATAATGACTCAAGCCTCAACGCgaccaccaacaacaatccCGCAGATG ATAATCTCTCCTTCTCCCGAGAAGAATCTGATTTATTGGATACAGAGAAGCTACACTTGCACACTCGGCATCAGGTTGACCCTCCTGGACCTATCACAGCGCACAGCAGTCGCTCTGATGACTACCGCAGCGTCATCGACGACCTAACGCTCGAGATTCAACAACTAaagaaggagctcaagcgCTATAAGCAACCAGGTCCGGCCCTGCTCCATAAAGACAAGCTGTTTGAGATCAAGGTTTATGGGCTGCcccaaaagaaaaagagagagcTCGAAACCATACTGAGAGACCTTGCCGCGGATCACGATGGGTCTCCAAAGGGGTCATCATCgcaaaaaaggaaaag CCTCCGGCCGGCTGACTCCGCCTACGCCTCCATATCAGCCGGTGGCGAGTCTTCGAGAACGCCGTTTTACCTCCCCATCCTGCCTTCaaccaaatcatcaaaggGCAAGGTCGAGGATTATCTACGAGATGTTCCTGACGGGCTATACCCGCAGCATGTAATCATGACAGACAAGGAGCGAAAGAGTCTTGTTGTTCGTCGCCTTGAACAGTTCTTCACAGGCAGAAGTAACAGTGCCGATGTCTTAAAATTGTCGCCTCTGCGCCCGGGTggcagcttcatcatggcaCGCGTTGTAGCGGATACACAG TGCCATTTAAGTGACCATGGATCGGCCTCTAATCCCGAAAAGGACACCATAGAGGCAGAAGGCAATGGTAAAGGCTTGGTCTCGTCTACCAAGCCGTTTCCCCCAttccagcttcttccaaaACAGCAAGCAACGCGACCTTGTGATCTGGACCCTGATCGTGCTCAGATTCCGTCTGAGAATATGAACTATATCCGACATTTGAACCTACTGTCTCCCGACATACTGCCTGGACAGCAGAGTATCCAGGACATCCACCTAGACCCTGAAGGCTGGGTGTCTCTGAACCTGCTACACAATTTGGCCCAGCTCCACTTGATCAACGTGACTCCTGACTTCGTTCGCTCCGCTGTACTAGAAATCAGCACCAAGTTTCAACTATCTACTGACGGACATAAAATCCGATGGCGAGGCGGATCTAAGGATACCAAGTACAGTAGCCACATCGCTATCCACGATTCGCCAAAAAGTCCTCCGGTCAATAATATCGATGGTTCGGAAAAGACATGTGAGCATCAGAACACAAGCCCGTTCATTAACAATGAATCCCAATTCGGAGGCTTAAATAAGAATGTGTCTGCATTTGACCCGCGATTTTACGCTCGAGTTGAAAGTTTTCGTTACAAGCCACTGTTTGTTCGGGAGGGATCATCAGATGCGAACACTTCACAGGATGCGTCGGTTTACTCGCCTATAGCTGTGGACGACGATAATCCTGGCGAGTCGGACTTAGGCTTGAATTACCCTGGAGGGTCGGCTGGCAAATTGCAACGCCGCGAAGGTGCTATGACATACTACAGCGATGTACCTTTCTGCACTGATTTATCGGGTGATCCAGTTGATGTTTCACCAACCATTCGCACGCCCTTGAGTAGCCAAAACCGGAAAGATTCTCAGCAGTCATTAGACTCGGTTCATCCGCATCGACGAACAACATCTGGGTCTTCCATCAGCTATAGGCCATTGACAGATCGAGGCCAGGGTCTACGTCAGCTGACTTCTTCCACGCACGAGGGTGACCATAGAGACTCGGGTCTGATAAACAATGACTGTGAACAAGCCAGCGACATCGAGCTGGATTTGATTTGGAACGACGATCAGCAGCAATACGTGTCGCAACAGCAGCCTTTAGAAGCCTGCGGACTTGGCGGCGTTCTCCCCGATGATCACTTCATCGTAGTTGTCGATACAAAGCGGCCCAAACAAGATATCCTCCCACAGGCCTCTAAGCCTCAGATTAGGAGACCCAAAGAAGGCATAGAAGAGACGATTGATCAAAGGGCGGCGACGTTAACCTCATATCCTATCCCTGGCGGCTCAGAAACAAAGGTAACCGAGCAATCACCATTTATCGAGATTAAGTATCTGTCGGGGCATATCAAGAGATTAACGCCAGTCCCACTGCCAGCACCTGTTATGTTCTTTCCGCCGGTTAGCGTTGATAATTCCACGTCTGGCGAATATAACGAGCTGTCTATAGATAGAGATAACACCGGATCGTCAGAAGAGGATATGAGCTAA